The genomic window ACCACCCTTGTGGACAACCTCATCACTGGTGAGTAGGCAGCTCCCCCCTGAAATCATGGCTGGCCTGGTCTCCTGGCCAAGGTGCCATTGTCTCAAACTCCCCAGTCTTACGGCTGAGAGGATTAGACTAGAAATAATAGATACAATGAATTAATCATTTGCTTTGTTCCAGGCTTTGTGTGACTTATTCTTCCTGAATTATTTTaactaatcctcacaacaatccaaTGAAGTATGCATTATTGTTATCCCCAAttgatggatgaggaaactgaggctcggagtgATTAAGGGCTGGTTCTGTAGTTTATACAACTAAGTGTCAAGTCCCACATTCTTACATCTGTATTTCTAACCACTGCACCGTTCAGTCCTACTCTCCCGGGTAGCTCCCATCTAGTTCTGGGCAGAACTAGAACCAGCAGGAAGAAGTGGTAAGGAGGCAGGTTTCCTCTGAATAGGGACCTAAAAACTAATTTGAGATGTTCTCCACCAAAAAAGGGTTCCTGCCTACAGGTATTGTGCTCCCTGTCACTGGGAGTGTCTAAGTGGGGACTGGCCGGCTGTTTAGCAGGGATCTGGTAGCGGGATTCAAGCAGAACTAGGCCACTTGACTTCTAAATTCCCGCCCAGTATCTAAAAACGTTAAGAAGGATCCCACTATCATCTACCTTCTGCCAAGATTCACTTTTCTTGTTTCAGAGTAAGGCGCCACAGAGTCTAGGTGGGAAGGACTAGTTTCCAGAGCTGGGGAGACCCCTAGAGGTCTATGCCTGCAGCTTCTGAGCTCAGAGCTCCAAGAAACAGGATTCAGAGCCTCGACAGCCCCATTTGGAGTGACTTTGGTGTCTCTGTAGTATAGCTGGTTAGCACGTTGGACTGTTAACTGAAAGGGTAGTGGTTCGAGCCCACACAAGGATGCTCCCCCTTATGCCatttggggttcccaggtggctcagcaataaagcatctgcctggaatgcaggagatacaggggaggcagattctatccctggggttgggaagctcccctggaggaggaaatgacagcccactccagtattattgcctggagaatcccatggacagtggagcctggcaggctacagtccatgggatcgcaaagagtcggacatggctgagcacggACTACCACACGCCACAGCTGATGTGAGGCTGGGGGACTCACAAAGCCAGAAAGTGAAGCCAGGGCTGTCACTTTCCCCTTGGCTGTCCTCTGGCTAAGCCTGGTGGGATCTTTAATCACAGCTGAATCACAGGTTCTTTCAGGGATGCTAAACAGAGGCCGTGCATCCTTCTtcccaaaacacacacaaacgtatgcatacacacacacctgcacatgtgcatacacataAAGGTGTGCACACACCCATGCTCACTCACCAGTTAACAATAGTGTGATGAGGTCACTAGTTGGTTACAGTAGTGTCTGCCAGTCCTTTTTTATCTGTACAAACCGTTATTTATTCAACAACTTCTTAATGTGGGCATCTAAAGTTTCTCTGATATTTTGCAGTTacaacagtgctacaatgaatagCCCTGTGCATATGTATTTTGTGTCATCAGAGGTGTATATTCAGAATCGAGTGAGATTGTTAGGTCAAAACACAAGTGCATAAATTAGGCATTGCCTAGTTCCCCTCCAGAAGGACCGTAatgatttgcattcccaccagtgaTGTCTGAGAGCTCCTATTTCTCCACAGCAAGTATCATTTGAGTTTTTCTAATTATGAATGaggtttgaacatttttttgtgtttttccatCTGCTCTCTACAGCGATATTGACGTTCCATGACATTTAAACTCCCTGGCACCCAGATCAGACTCTCAGCACTGATCCATAGTGATTTAGAGACAAAGAGATTGCAAATTAATCTCCCCCTTCATTTTCACAACTGTAAAAAGGAGACAGTAATGGGGCTGGGGTGAGGACTGAGCAGGCCAGTGCCTGGTACCTCGTAAGGAtgcagacagaaaatcaacatGGCAGAGGCTGTTGGTGAAAGAAGACCCCAGTCTTGGGAGATGACTCCTGTTCACAGCACAACAGACAAGAACAAGCTGCCCTCCCCCCCCACCATCCCAGGGCTAGAGGGCTGAAAACACCAGTTAGTTACCAACACAGGGCCTCAGGCAGCCAAGAGGTGAACCTGGCTACCAGTTCTGAAAGCAGGTGGGACTCAGGTCTCATGAGAAAGCAGAAGCTCAGGGTCAGAGTGAGGACATCAGGTAGGATGGGCTAGAGCTGCTCATAACCTCCCCCAACTTGTGAGTCAGGATGGATCTGTCCTAGTGGGTCTCCACTTCGGCTGCCACTTAAATCTCCTGGGTCAATTTGGAAAATAGGGTGGTCTGAGTCCCACCCTTAGAGATTCTGTTTGTAATTAGTCTGATATGGTCCTGGGCACTGATCCTTTTCCAAACTCTCAGCTGATTCTAGTGAGCATCCAGGTGAGAACTACTGGCCTAAAACTTGGAGCTGGGCTATGGGAGCAGAAATCCAGGCAGGGCTGGATGGATCTAAAGCTCATGGAGAAAAATTGCTGGTCAGTATAAAGGCTGTCTCTAGTAGGACTGTCCACAGAGGTACCGGCTGGTCAGCTCCTCACTCCTGGAAGCGCGTAAGCAGAGGTAGAATGACAACCTAGCTCGACTGGAGGGAAGATACAAGCCACAGAGGGGACTGGCCCAGATGGCTGCAGGCCTCTGGCTCTTTGTGGACGAGGCATCTCTCACTTTGTGGTGGCCTCTGTCATTGCAGGGTGGCCCTTCGACAACGCCACGTGCAAGATGAGCGGCTTGGTGCAGGGCATGTCTGTGTCTGCTTCCGTTTTCACGCTGGTGGCCATTGCTGTGGAAAGGTGAGAGGGTTCCTGGCTGGGTTATCCTGGGCTGACTGGGGCACAGCATGAGGACTAGCTGCTGTTTCCACTGCTGCGCCTGCTAGAAGGAAGACTAGCTAGACTGCTCTGTGGTCTGTGGTCCTGAGCCACAGAGGGAAGGGTGGTGGGGCTGCTTGCCCTCTAGAATTGGGGGACTGTAGAGGATACTGCTACCTCTTTCTGGAAGACCTGGAGGCAGCTCCTGAGGAGGTTTAAAAGGTATTCCTGGGCCCTAAGAGGAGCTTGGGGACAGTCCTTGTCTCCTGAGCGGTAGACCTCCTTGGTGGCCCCTGACTCCCCAGCTCCACCATCTTCTGCTGCTTCTGGTCTTTCAGCCTCAGATTCCATCTGAATCTCTGATAAGAGTGGGTCTGCTAAACAGAATGGAGCCAGGGACCAAGCAGCTTGCAACACAACTGATTCAGTTGCAAGGGGGTCCTCCTCCCTCTCCGAGAGCCCTTTCAATAAGGGTGCTTATCCCAGAGCAAGGGAGGCAGGCAGGTAAGTTGGAGGGCTGCCTAGCTGGATGACCTTGGGTAGGTCATTTAACTACATTGAGCCTCCGTTTTATCACCTGTCAAATAGTCCATACCCTACTGGCTGGCTGGGGGGCTTCAGTGAACTTCTGTTTGTAAAGCTGATACATACTATCTGGTATGGAGACCATACGCCAGCAGTTAATAGCATTCTATTTCATCTTTACACCCACACCCTCCTCCTTGTCTTCTTCCAAACTCAGGCACTACTAGCTCCACCCTTCGTACAATCTAGTGTCCTCAGCGTCCCTCCACTTCTGCCCTCATCAAATCCAGtcttttgtgacccagtgaaGAAAGCAGCTGGTGAGATAGAACTGGGTCCCCATCTGCAAGGCCGCTAATTAGCTGGGTAATTGGGGGAAGTCCTCCTTCACTGGTCTCCATTTTGTTGTCGTTGTTAACGATGACATCTCCCAGTGGTGTCTGGGTATTCTTCAAGTTCCTATCTCCTTGGGAACTCTTCCTGGTCTGTCCTAGGATCGTTCTCCATTCATTAAGGGCTACTGCACTTAGAGCCAGTACTATGTGCTTTaagaattatttgttttctggCAGCTCCTTATTTGATGTTACGAAACCAGGAGGTCAAAGTCAGGTAGGTTGAGAAAATAAGGCTTGAGACAAGCTGTGGGAGAAGGGTAAAGTGCTGTCAGATGGGGAAAAGGATAGGAGGGAGCAGAGCAGGACACTTTGGTGAAGGGGAAAGAGCCGTTGGCTGGGAGTCCGCTCTAGGCCTGTGTTCTAGCGCAGGTTTAGCCCTTAAATTGCCCCATGACTTTGCTAAGCTAGATGGGCATCTTTGAGCAGGAGAACTGGGcataggcatttttaaaaatgcttcaggAGATTCTAATGCACAGTGAAAGTTTACAGCTGCCCGTTTATATGGCACAGTGGAGCAAGACAAATCTGTATTCAAGCTTGGTCCTTGGTActagctagctgtgtgaccctgagccagTTACTTAACACCTCTGAATCCCATATGTAAAGTAACGGTGTAATAATAATCACAGCTGAGACATCCTAAGGAGGAAATGGTGCAGAACTGTCTCGATACTATGGAGGCACTGTTGGAAGGATGGTGGCTAAGATGATATAGGGAGAACCTGTCACATAGACTCCACATCTGAACTCCCAAGGTTTTCTGGAGAAGCCATAAACAGCTAAAATTTGTTTTCGTTGATACACCTACCCAATCGGCCTACTCAGGGACAGAATCTGCCAGCTAAGTCACTGCTAGCTGCCAGCTACTCAGTTTATCCTCCAAAATGCACGAACAGGATTCAGTTCTTGTGAGACCTGCCCTTTTGTCTTGTTCCACGGCCGCCCAGCCTTGGAGCTGATTGCCCTACAGGTGAGAAACCAATTTGCTTGTCAACGAACATAATTAACACCCGAGCCTTCTTTGACACCACCTAAGGTGCAATGGTGGGGGTGAAGTGCCCCAACCCCGCCAGCCCCcagccctctgccctccaggggTTGGTGCTCATCCCTGGGACCCTCCCAGACCCCCTGCTTTTCTTTCCTCCATCACCGCAGGTTCCGCTGCATCGTGCACCCCTTCCGCGAGAAGCTGACCCTGCGGAAGGCGCTGGTCACCATCGCGGTTATCTGGGCGCTGGCCCTGCTCATCATGTGCCCCTCGGCCGTCACGCTGACCGTCACGCGCGAGGAGCATCACTTCATGGTGGACGCCCGCAACCGCTCCTACCCGCTCTACTCGTGCTGGGAGGCCTGGCCCGAGAAGGGCATGCGCAAGGTCTACACGGCCGTGCTCTTCTCGCATATCTACCTGGCGCCGCTGGCGCTGATCGTGGTCATGTACGCGCGCATCGCCCGCAAGCTGTGCCAGGCCCCGGGGCCCGCGTGCACCGGCGGCGAGGAGGCGGCGGGGGAGGGCGGGCGAGGCGCGCGGCGCAGGGCGCGAGTGGTGCACATGCTGGTCATGGTGGCGCTGTTCTTCACGCTGTCCTGGCTGCCGCTCTGGGCGCTGCTGCTCCTCATAGACTACGGGCAGCTGAGCGAGCCGCAGCTACACCTGGTCACCGCCTACGCCTTCCCCTTCGCCCACTGGCTGGCCTTCTTCAACAGCAGCGCCAACCCCATCATCTACGGCTACTTCAACGAGAACTTCCGCCGAGGCTTCCAGGCCGCCTTCCGCACCCAGCTCTGCGCGCCACCGTGGGGGCGCCACAGGGAGGCCTACTCCCAGCGGGCCAGCCGGCTCCTGCGCACGAGGGCGTTCGTGGAGGTGCAGCCCAGCGACTCAGGCCTGCCCTCCGAGTCGGGCCCGAGCAGCGGGGCCCCCAGGCCCGGGCGTCTCCCGCTGCGCAATGGTCGCGTGGCCCACCATGGCTTGGCCGCCGAGGGTCCCGGCTGCTCCCATCTGCCCCTCACCATCCCAGCCTGGGACATTTGAGGGGGACGCGGAGCACAGGCCTCTGAACCCGAGGGCCATGACCGCACATGTGACACCCAGGCATGACAGCGTCTGGTGTGGTGTTAGGAGAGGCTGCCATATGTCTCCCTCTCAAACACAAGGCAGTGAGCAGTTGTTAGTGGAATCTTCTCTGTCACTTTCCCCCTCAGATagaggcagaggaggggaaagagagcggagctgtttccctgaaacCCTCTGCAGCAGAAGCCACAGGCATCATTAGGCATCATCTCACTCAGTTCTCACACTTCGGGAATAGGGTTCTTATCCcccttctgggacttccctggtggctcactggtaaagaatctgcttgccaagtaAGGAGATGccagttgaatccctgggttgggaatatccctggagaaggaaatggcaacccactccagtattcttgcctgagaaatcccacggacagaggggcctggcaggctacagtccatggggtcacaaaagagtcggacacaacttagcaactaaacagtaacATACCCCCTCTACGGGTGCAAAACTGAGGCTGGAAGAGGAGATGAGACTAGTCTGTCTCTCAACTAGAGCCTGCATGACTCCAGTGCCTGCCTGTCTGGTTTTGACCATCTCCAGCTGCCTCCAGAAGGGCCCCTTAGGGCGAAGCACAGTGAAAAATGTGAATCCTAATTAAACATCTgggaagaagtgaaaagcaaggctGGCCTGTCCATCTGATGCTTGGTGTCCATGTCCTGGAGTCTCCTGTGTATGATTGAAGCCACTCCCCTGATCCCTCCCCAAGAGAACACAGAGTGTTCTGTGTAGGTTTGTCTTGTTTGTTTCAAGAAGTGTCCAgggccattctcttctccccaAAGTACCATTAACAGGACGTCATGCCTGAGCATGAGctctatgaagaaagctgagcactgaagtattgatgcttttgaactgtggtgttggagaaaactcttgagagtcccttggactgcaaggagatcaaaccagtccatcctaaacgaaatcagtcctgaatattcattgaaaggactgatgctgaagctgaaactccaatattttggccacctgatgcaaagaactgactcattggaaaagaccctaatgctgggaaagattgagggcaggaggagaaggggacgacagaggatgagttggttggatggcatcactgactcaatggacatgagtgagcaagctccaggagttggtgatggacagagaggcctcgtgctgcagtccatggggtcacaaagagttggacatgactgagcgactgaactgagctgaactgatgcctGAGCAGTTGCAGAACAatccctgggaagcctgtgtcAGTCACAGATACTCTGGGTCTGAGCCCAGAGAAGGGGGTGtctgccctccctcctctctcataggatccaccaccatcacccagaCCCAGGTCAAAGCTCACAATGTGACAGTCAGCTTCAGGGTCACAAGAAGCATCAGTTTATTTATTCACAGACAGGAGGAAAGGAGGGCAGAACACCCACTTTCAGCCTTCCAAAATACATCTGCTCACGAGAGCTGCAAGTACACAGCATTCCCAAGGCCCTTTCCCTGCTCCCTCCAGGGGATTGTGGGGGAGAAGTTGGCCAACCAAAGCTACGGTGTCCCCTGAGGCTTCTGGGATGACAAACACTAAACCTCTCCCAGCATGGATAACTCATGTGCCCTAAAAAAGGATGGGATCCACCCCTTGTTTGCTCTGGCTCTCACCCAGCATGCCTGCATCAC from Capricornis sumatraensis isolate serow.1 chromosome 10, serow.2, whole genome shotgun sequence includes these protein-coding regions:
- the NPFFR1 gene encoding neuropeptide FF receptor 1; amino-acid sequence: MARREPPPPGLGARAADSRQRAVEPRAGRAAARLGSLPSRPLPARRGEEPALGYGLRAPDWARCLPPSGTVLEQGKVDRMDGEPSQPSNSSWPPSENGSDAEATPAANLTFSSYYQHSSPVAAMFIVAYVLIFLLCMVGNTLVCFIVLKNRHMRTVTNMFILNLAISDLLVGIFCMPTTLVDNLITGWPFDNATCKMSGLVQGMSVSASVFTLVAIAVERFRCIVHPFREKLTLRKALVTIAVIWALALLIMCPSAVTLTVTREEHHFMVDARNRSYPLYSCWEAWPEKGMRKVYTAVLFSHIYLAPLALIVVMYARIARKLCQAPGPACTGGEEAAGEGGRGARRRARVVHMLVMVALFFTLSWLPLWALLLLIDYGQLSEPQLHLVTAYAFPFAHWLAFFNSSANPIIYGYFNENFRRGFQAAFRTQLCAPPWGRHREAYSQRASRLLRTRAFVEVQPSDSGLPSESGPSSGAPRPGRLPLRNGRVAHHGLAAEGPGCSHLPLTIPAWDI